From Hippea alviniae EP5-r, one genomic window encodes:
- a CDS encoding UvrD-helicase domain-containing protein: MEDKFSIIEASAGSGKTYSLAVRYLNILSGIRDEKFISSIVAITFTNKAATEMKERIIAFLKSLGEIDKTVSVNRKDLHISRNKVVRLLVSIVKNYDDFNIMTIDSFMNRIMRAFAFDLQINPNYEISFRSDEIFDIAFENMILDKKLEKKLLDFLKVRLSYGDNGMDGVAIISKALKKLALLDLKTCENTVSDDEILNWLKSKVGKTRNMFDDIEKRKKEIFEKLKELAEEMKNKDCFKGNKVRSGGFLFNFETAFKNIDRFKHICKEGVYELLKSDALEKGCETKKIKELACELFDAYVMGEIYSNYKVLNSTLEILREWEENRKKVEEYFNVIDGKTIVDRIMRVLNSDKGVSYAFLRLGEKVNHYLIDEFQDTSKEQFKAMEPLIENALSEGGSLFVVGDRKQAIYAWRGGDYRIFDSIKRYSFPISPIISKLDYNYRSSKNIVEFNNRVFNPEKLPRKEIEKVFKECNKSKIILREIKNVYSNVRQNGIKKEEGFVKVILKEEPRDGFDRDEFYKRELIAVLKEFFDKGVDPNKVMILLRRKEDIKKVVLWISEEFEGVNILTEDSLILTQNFAVKKLLTLISVLIYDGDDGYKKASEEWFGCIDFEEIANKTKGFSLYELAVFLLSEFDFDYENNKLYIDTLLEEILKRLNEGRSSEEIIEDIYENPATVVLPENVGALRVMTIHKSKGLQAHTVIVPFYDWRIYDSKKEIFDCIYVREFKNFMFADVFKLKGVVKDAKRIYCEKLKVDFIEALNLMYVANTRAQSNLAIIGLYRMNKEKQIKKMPKNITASNILREVLKDDMREFEEHESFEIGKIETFGESSIERESIELSSRIFFNIRDRLRIDPVLDIYESQKDKRIGDLFHTAISFIDTVGEDVDKCLEGAYRKAVNLLGYEEKDVLRLLKNTVEDLALYFKGFDRCFNEKEFVNKKGEIVRPDRIVVKDNNIFVIEYKTGAEKEEHEWQLRRYMNLFKNAKGILYYCRNRRSKILCL; the protein is encoded by the coding sequence ATGGAAGATAAATTTTCAATTATAGAGGCTTCTGCAGGCTCTGGAAAGACATATTCGCTCGCGGTAAGGTATTTAAACATTCTTTCGGGTATAAGGGATGAAAAGTTTATAAGTTCTATCGTGGCAATAACATTTACAAATAAAGCTGCAACTGAAATGAAGGAGCGTATTATTGCTTTTTTAAAAAGCTTGGGAGAGATAGATAAAACCGTTTCTGTTAACAGGAAGGATTTACATATATCTCGGAACAAAGTTGTGAGACTTTTAGTTAGTATTGTTAAGAATTATGATGATTTTAATATTATGACCATAGACTCTTTTATGAATAGAATAATGAGGGCTTTTGCTTTTGATTTACAAATAAATCCGAATTATGAGATAAGTTTTAGAAGTGATGAGATATTTGATATTGCTTTTGAAAATATGATTCTTGATAAGAAGCTTGAAAAGAAACTTCTTGATTTTCTTAAAGTGCGTCTTAGTTACGGTGATAACGGTATGGATGGGGTTGCGATAATATCAAAGGCTTTAAAAAAACTTGCTCTATTGGATTTGAAGACATGTGAAAATACCGTGAGTGATGACGAGATTTTAAATTGGCTAAAAAGCAAGGTAGGTAAAACCAGAAATATGTTTGATGATATAGAAAAAAGAAAAAAAGAAATTTTTGAAAAGTTGAAAGAATTGGCGGAAGAAATGAAGAATAAAGACTGCTTTAAGGGTAATAAGGTCAGGTCAGGTGGTTTTCTGTTTAATTTTGAAACGGCTTTTAAAAATATAGATAGATTCAAGCATATATGCAAAGAAGGAGTTTATGAGCTTTTGAAAAGTGACGCTTTGGAAAAAGGGTGTGAGACAAAGAAAATAAAAGAATTAGCATGTGAGTTGTTTGATGCTTATGTGATGGGAGAGATATACTCAAACTATAAGGTTTTAAACTCCACACTTGAGATTTTAAGAGAGTGGGAAGAGAATAGAAAGAAAGTTGAAGAGTATTTTAATGTTATAGATGGAAAAACCATTGTAGATAGGATTATGAGAGTTCTAAACAGTGATAAAGGTGTTAGCTATGCTTTTTTGAGATTGGGAGAGAAAGTGAATCATTACCTTATAGATGAGTTTCAGGATACATCTAAGGAGCAGTTTAAAGCTATGGAGCCATTGATAGAGAATGCCTTATCTGAAGGTGGAAGTCTGTTTGTTGTTGGAGATAGAAAGCAGGCAATATACGCATGGCGTGGTGGAGATTACAGAATTTTTGATAGTATAAAGAGATATAGCTTTCCTATAAGTCCTATCATTAGCAAACTCGATTACAACTATAGGTCATCTAAAAATATAGTAGAGTTTAACAACAGGGTTTTTAATCCTGAAAAGTTGCCAAGAAAAGAGATAGAAAAGGTATTTAAGGAGTGTAACAAATCGAAAATTATTTTAAGAGAGATTAAGAATGTTTATTCAAATGTCAGACAAAACGGAATTAAAAAAGAAGAAGGGTTTGTCAAAGTTATTCTAAAGGAAGAGCCCAGGGACGGATTTGATAGAGATGAGTTTTACAAAAGAGAGCTCATTGCTGTTCTTAAAGAGTTTTTTGATAAAGGGGTTGACCCGAATAAAGTTATGATTCTTCTAAGAAGAAAAGAGGATATTAAAAAGGTTGTTTTATGGATTTCAGAAGAGTTCGAAGGTGTAAATATACTGACAGAAGACTCTCTTATACTTACTCAGAATTTTGCAGTAAAAAAACTCCTGACTCTTATTTCTGTTTTGATTTATGACGGAGACGATGGGTATAAGAAGGCTTCTGAAGAGTGGTTTGGTTGCATTGATTTTGAAGAGATAGCAAATAAAACAAAAGGGTTTTCTTTGTATGAACTTGCTGTATTTTTGCTTTCCGAATTTGATTTTGATTATGAGAATAACAAACTTTATATAGATACCCTTCTTGAGGAAATTTTGAAGAGATTGAACGAAGGGAGAAGCTCTGAAGAGATTATAGAAGATATTTACGAGAATCCTGCAACCGTAGTTCTTCCTGAAAATGTTGGTGCGTTAAGGGTTATGACCATTCATAAGTCAAAAGGACTGCAAGCTCATACGGTTATAGTACCGTTTTACGATTGGAGAATATATGATTCTAAGAAGGAAATATTTGACTGTATTTATGTAAGAGAATTTAAAAACTTTATGTTTGCAGATGTATTCAAACTTAAAGGTGTGGTGAAGGATGCAAAAAGAATTTATTGTGAGAAGTTAAAGGTTGATTTTATAGAAGCTTTAAATCTCATGTATGTGGCGAATACAAGAGCTCAAAGCAACCTTGCTATAATCGGACTATACAGAATGAATAAAGAAAAGCAGATAAAAAAGATGCCCAAAAACATTACTGCTTCAAACATTTTAAGAGAAGTCTTAAAAGATGATATGAGAGAGTTTGAAGAGCATGAATCTTTTGAGATTGGAAAAATAGAGACATTTGGAGAGTCTTCTATTGAGCGTGAAAGTATTGAACTTTCAAGTAGAATTTTCTTCAATATAAGGGATAGACTCAGAATAGACCCGGTGTTGGATATTTATGAATCACAAAAGGACAAAAGAATCGGAGACCTTTTTCATACAGCTATTTCTTTTATAGATACTGTTGGTGAAGATGTAGATAAGTGTTTAGAGGGTGCCTATAGAAAAGCAGTCAATTTGCTTGGTTACGAAGAAAAAGATGTCTTAAGACTGCTTAAAAATACGGTTGAAGATTTGGCTTTGTATTTTAAAGGTTTTGATAGGTGTTTTAATGAGAAGGAGTTTGTAAACAAGAAGGGAGAGATAGTTCGCCCTGACAGGATAGTTGTTAAAGATAACAATATTTTTGTTATAGAGTACAAAACTGGAGCAGAAAAAGAAGAGCACGAATGGCAGCTTAGAAGATACATGAACCTGTTTAAAAATGCAAAAGGTATCCTGTATTACTGCAGAAACAGAAGGAGTAAGATTTTATGCCTTTAG
- a CDS encoding zinc dependent phospholipase C family protein: MSALLIVFTALFIVIIPDVSFAWGPAVHIGVSLNAIGELPNYLQMLLFANLSEYLYGALAPDFIVGKSFSSKDKHSHNWSVGFDLLKRAKSDREKAFACGYLTHLAADAVAHGIIVKGMEDKRKNLKHTYIELVADSLSDVSYKELAKRILSRYNADLDGQFKNRVDSVLFSFTVSKLIFKGMVRASLGRKSLQRVLFNPKIMEFFTVDVSSIKEYVSLSEKFAVNVLLKGEDSPVLKLDAVSE; this comes from the coding sequence ATGTCTGCGCTGCTTATCGTGTTTACCGCTCTGTTTATTGTTATAATTCCAGATGTGAGTTTTGCATGGGGTCCTGCTGTTCACATAGGTGTTTCGCTAAATGCCATTGGAGAGCTTCCCAATTATCTTCAAATGCTTCTGTTTGCAAACTTAAGCGAATACCTTTATGGAGCATTAGCACCTGATTTTATAGTTGGCAAAAGTTTCTCTTCAAAGGATAAGCACTCTCACAACTGGTCTGTTGGTTTTGACTTACTAAAAAGAGCAAAAAGCGATAGAGAGAAAGCGTTTGCCTGTGGGTATTTAACCCATCTTGCAGCAGATGCTGTAGCTCATGGCATAATCGTAAAGGGAATGGAAGATAAGCGTAAAAATTTAAAGCATACATACATTGAGCTTGTTGCGGATTCTTTGAGCGATGTCTCATACAAAGAGCTTGCAAAAAGGATTTTATCAAGGTATAATGCTGATTTAGATGGGCAATTCAAAAACAGGGTTGATAGTGTTTTATTCAGCTTTACCGTAAGCAAACTAATCTTTAAAGGTATGGTTAGGGCTTCTTTGGGCAGAAAGAGTTTGCAAAGGGTTCTTTTCAATCCCAAGATTATGGAGTTTTTCACCGTGGATGTATCATCAATAAAGGAGTATGTCTCTTTATCTGAGAAATTTGCCGTGAATGTTCTTTTAAAAGGTGAAGATTCCCCCGTCTTAAAGCTGGATGCAGTTAGCGAATAA
- a CDS encoding right-handed parallel beta-helix repeat-containing protein, which produces MQVEKKLTLRNYSIKENLTIEDKDVELINCDIHGTMILENSKCRIENCTFTKDKEEILYPNILILNSQVQINNTLILKSKNSHGIEAENSWIKIRNITVKELEGCGIILTQSVFDIDTATLTQNGSEESEFSQIYINNSKGRIKNSSVANSINSNGIYITNQSQIEITNTNICCNPRNGIAIDEYSSVSLTKCNIKRNGDEYNETIQIWVNNSTLAAKECNIENGICGIYIQKGSNAEITDCKISNNLGGVCIFESSTVLINQSTILENLNRPQIWAENSKLKLYNSTIHANQKILLFAENLNLLETKGCNIPKDRLSIKDCRNVIIESYR; this is translated from the coding sequence ATGCAAGTAGAAAAAAAGTTGACTCTAAGGAACTACTCAATAAAGGAAAACCTAACAATCGAAGATAAAGATGTAGAATTAATTAATTGCGATATACATGGCACAATGATTTTAGAAAATTCAAAGTGTAGGATAGAAAATTGTACTTTTACCAAAGACAAAGAAGAAATTTTATATCCGAACATATTAATTCTAAATTCCCAAGTCCAAATAAACAATACCCTTATCTTGAAAAGTAAAAATTCTCATGGCATAGAAGCAGAAAACAGCTGGATAAAAATCAGAAACATAACAGTTAAAGAACTTGAAGGCTGCGGAATAATACTTACCCAAAGTGTTTTCGATATAGATACTGCAACGCTAACCCAGAATGGCTCTGAAGAGAGTGAATTTTCCCAAATTTACATAAACAACTCGAAGGGCAGAATCAAAAATTCATCTGTAGCAAACTCAATTAACTCAAACGGTATTTATATAACAAACCAGTCGCAGATTGAGATAACCAACACCAATATATGTTGCAACCCAAGAAATGGAATTGCAATAGACGAATACTCATCTGTTAGTTTGACAAAGTGTAATATTAAAAGAAATGGCGATGAGTACAATGAGACTATTCAAATATGGGTTAATAATTCTACTTTAGCAGCAAAGGAGTGCAACATAGAAAATGGTATTTGCGGCATCTATATACAAAAGGGCTCAAATGCAGAGATTACAGATTGTAAAATCTCAAACAATTTAGGCGGAGTGTGTATATTTGAAAGTTCAACTGTATTAATTAACCAATCAACAATATTAGAAAATCTTAACAGACCACAAATCTGGGCTGAAAACTCAAAACTAAAACTTTACAACTCGACGATACATGCAAATCAGAAAATTTTACTGTTTGCAGAAAACTTAAACCTTTTGGAAACAAAAGGCTGCAACATACCAAAAGACAGATTATCTATCAAAGATTGTCGCAATGTGATTATTGAATCATATCGATGA
- a CDS encoding PaaI family thioesterase, with amino-acid sequence MRNLPRYKDCFVCGKDNPAGLNITFKTDDKKVFVRTKLKKIHEGYKGRVHGGVAAALLDEAMGWSCTVITKRLYFTIELTVKYKKPISSEEELFVEAVMIKEKHNICFATATLKDKNNTVLAEAEGKYYPIPEDEENSVIKMLHHEPEDKRAVSRDDF; translated from the coding sequence ATGAGAAACTTGCCAAGATACAAAGACTGTTTCGTCTGCGGCAAAGATAACCCAGCCGGTTTAAACATCACATTTAAAACAGACGATAAAAAAGTCTTTGTCAGGACAAAGCTCAAAAAAATTCACGAAGGATACAAAGGCAGGGTTCATGGTGGTGTTGCTGCAGCTTTACTCGATGAAGCGATGGGATGGTCATGCACAGTGATAACAAAAAGGCTCTATTTCACGATAGAATTAACCGTAAAATACAAGAAACCTATTTCTTCAGAAGAAGAGCTCTTCGTTGAAGCTGTAATGATAAAAGAGAAGCACAACATCTGTTTTGCTACCGCAACATTAAAAGACAAGAACAACACCGTCTTAGCTGAAGCTGAAGGCAAATATTACCCAATACCTGAAGACGAAGAAAATAGCGTAATCAAAATGCTGCACCACGAACCGGAAGATAAAAGAGCTGTAAGCAGAGACGACTTCTAA
- the rho gene encoding transcription termination factor Rho, producing the protein MCFDRETLTKKKLVELVEIGKSLGIPTTIKRKNDLIEEILKRMETKKENKTQPELPLKSQTETEEKKETKPQIVSLMKGEGVLEILPDGFGFLRSVKNNYLAGHNDIYVSPSQIKKFGLKTGDYVYGQVRAPKENEKYYALLKIEQINYKSPEEAIKRKNFDDLTPLYPMERIKLETTPDNLSSRVMDLITPIGKGQRGLIVAPPRTGKTMLLQNIANSITKNHPEIIIIVLLIDERPEEVTDMKRSVQAEVISSTFDESPEHHIQVAEIVLERAKRLVEQGYDVLILLDSITRLARAYNSVIPPSGKVLSGGLDSNALQKPKRFFGAARNVEDGGSLTIIATALIDTGSRMDDVIFEEFKGTGNMELHLDRGLSDRRIFPAIDITRSGTRKEELLVPRDQLNRIWILRKILLEMNDIDAMLFLLDKLSKTKSNKEFLDSMNRG; encoded by the coding sequence ATGTGTTTTGACAGGGAAACTCTGACAAAGAAGAAACTTGTTGAGCTTGTTGAGATTGGAAAAAGTTTGGGTATTCCCACAACAATAAAAAGAAAAAACGACCTTATAGAGGAGATTTTAAAAAGAATGGAGACAAAGAAGGAGAATAAAACTCAGCCAGAATTACCTTTGAAGAGTCAAACTGAAACTGAAGAGAAAAAAGAGACCAAACCGCAGATTGTAAGCTTGATGAAAGGTGAAGGCGTTTTGGAGATTCTGCCTGATGGTTTTGGATTTTTAAGGTCTGTTAAGAACAACTATCTTGCAGGCCATAACGATATTTATGTCTCTCCAAGTCAGATAAAGAAGTTTGGACTTAAAACGGGAGACTATGTTTACGGACAGGTAAGGGCTCCAAAGGAGAATGAGAAGTATTATGCCCTTTTAAAGATTGAGCAAATAAATTACAAATCTCCGGAAGAAGCGATAAAGAGAAAGAATTTTGACGATTTAACGCCTTTGTATCCTATGGAGCGCATCAAACTTGAAACCACGCCAGATAATCTATCATCCCGTGTTATGGATTTAATAACACCTATTGGAAAGGGTCAGCGTGGATTGATTGTTGCTCCACCAAGAACAGGTAAGACGATGCTGCTTCAAAATATAGCAAATAGTATAACGAAAAATCATCCCGAAATAATTATTATCGTGCTTTTGATTGATGAGAGACCTGAAGAAGTTACGGACATGAAAAGGTCTGTTCAGGCTGAAGTAATAAGTTCGACATTTGACGAGTCTCCAGAGCATCATATACAGGTTGCGGAAATTGTGCTTGAAAGAGCAAAAAGGCTCGTTGAGCAGGGTTATGATGTGTTGATACTGCTTGACTCTATTACAAGACTTGCAAGGGCTTACAACTCTGTTATACCACCATCTGGCAAGGTTTTAAGCGGTGGACTTGACTCTAACGCACTTCAGAAACCAAAAAGGTTTTTTGGTGCCGCAAGGAATGTTGAAGATGGCGGAAGTTTAACAATTATCGCAACGGCTCTGATAGATACAGGTTCAAGAATGGATGATGTTATCTTTGAAGAGTTTAAAGGCACGGGTAATATGGAGCTTCACTTAGACAGGGGCCTATCAGACAGAAGAATCTTCCCTGCCATAGACATAACGCGTTCTGGAACAAGAAAGGAAGAGCTGCTCGTTCCAAGAGACCAGCTTAACAGAATCTGGATTTTGAGAAAGATTTTGCTTGAGATGAACGATATAGACGCCATGCTGTTTTTACTTGATAAGTTGTCTAAAACGAAGAGTAATAAAGAGTTTTTGGACTCGATGAATCGTGGATGA
- a CDS encoding tRNA dihydrouridine synthase: protein MKLPFDVKSPYFLAPMAGYTDKPFRKLCREFGCGLTFSELISVNALYYDNKKTFKLIERDVSDVPYCIQLFGSEPELFVSTAKKLEGLCDCIDINAGCPAPKVLKIKAGSYLLKEPDRLFEIVKVLKKQIKKPVSVKMRMGFDKPNDLSLYLRLQDLGVDFITIHARLKTQFFKGEPDYEHIAMVRDALEIPVVANGGIDSFLKLEKVKRLTGCEFFMVGQAAIGKPYIFEDFLNMQDSKRSLEDIKKIMKRHLIYMEEFWKEKAVVKFRKFFHAYLKGYPNVKKFNNMINHAESLNEAFDIIDMIQ, encoded by the coding sequence ATGAAGCTTCCCTTTGATGTAAAGTCTCCCTATTTTTTAGCACCTATGGCTGGCTATACGGATAAACCCTTTAGAAAATTGTGCAGAGAGTTTGGCTGCGGTTTGACATTTAGTGAGCTTATTTCCGTTAATGCTCTCTATTACGACAACAAAAAGACTTTCAAACTCATAGAGAGAGATGTTTCTGATGTTCCCTATTGCATTCAGCTGTTTGGGTCTGAACCTGAACTGTTTGTTTCTACTGCTAAAAAACTTGAAGGACTTTGCGATTGCATAGACATAAATGCTGGATGTCCTGCACCTAAGGTGTTGAAGATTAAAGCTGGCTCTTATCTGCTTAAGGAACCAGATAGGCTTTTTGAAATTGTAAAGGTTTTAAAAAAACAGATAAAAAAACCTGTTTCTGTAAAGATGAGAATGGGTTTTGACAAGCCCAATGATTTATCTTTGTATTTGAGACTTCAGGATTTGGGTGTTGACTTTATTACGATTCATGCAAGGTTAAAAACCCAGTTTTTTAAAGGTGAACCTGATTATGAGCATATAGCAATGGTTAGGGATGCCTTAGAGATTCCTGTTGTCGCAAATGGCGGAATAGACTCTTTTTTAAAACTTGAGAAGGTTAAAAGATTGACAGGGTGTGAGTTTTTTATGGTAGGCCAGGCGGCAATAGGAAAGCCTTACATTTTTGAAGATTTTTTAAACATGCAGGATTCTAAAAGAAGTCTTGAAGACATCAAGAAAATAATGAAAAGGCATCTGATTTACATGGAAGAGTTTTGGAAAGAGAAAGCCGTTGTGAAGTTTAGAAAATTTTTCCATGCTTATTTAAAGGGTTATCCAAATGTCAAAAAGTTCAACAATATGATAAATCATGCAGAGAGTTTGAATGAAGCATTCGATATCATCGATATGATTCAATAA
- the rplM gene encoding 50S ribosomal protein L13 has translation MKTFMAKFEPEKRKWYLIDAKGKTLGRIATQIANILRGKNKPTFTPHVDTGDFVVVINAKHVKLTGKKWEQKVYYRHSGYIGGLKAITAAKMREKFPERLIIHAVKGMLPKNRLSNRLITKLKVYPEADHPHEAQKPIKLEV, from the coding sequence ATGAAAACTTTTATGGCAAAATTTGAGCCCGAGAAGAGAAAGTGGTATCTGATAGACGCAAAAGGTAAGACGCTGGGCAGGATAGCGACGCAGATAGCCAATATTTTAAGAGGCAAAAACAAGCCCACCTTTACGCCACATGTTGATACGGGCGATTTTGTTGTGGTTATAAACGCGAAACATGTTAAACTCACGGGTAAAAAGTGGGAGCAGAAGGTCTATTACAGACATAGTGGCTATATTGGTGGTCTGAAGGCTATTACTGCTGCAAAGATGAGAGAGAAGTTTCCAGAGAGATTGATTATTCATGCAGTTAAAGGTATGCTTCCCAAAAACAGACTTTCAAACAGATTAATAACAAAGCTTAAAGTTTATCCAGAAGCCGACCATCCACATGAAGCTCAAAAACCTATAAAGTTAGAAGTTTAG
- the rpsI gene encoding 30S ribosomal protein S9: MDRYYATGKRKTAVARVWIWAGDGSITVNKKTLDEYFGGLEEAKLKIYYPLNLVGLNGKISIYATVKGGGIMAQAEALRHGISKALVEYDPNLRATLKPLGLLSRDARVKERKKYGRKKARKSFQWSKR; encoded by the coding sequence ATGGATAGATATTACGCAACAGGTAAGAGAAAGACGGCGGTTGCCAGGGTTTGGATTTGGGCTGGTGATGGCTCAATAACAGTTAATAAGAAAACGCTGGATGAGTATTTTGGTGGATTAGAAGAAGCAAAGCTGAAGATTTATTATCCGTTGAATCTCGTTGGTTTGAATGGCAAGATAAGTATCTATGCCACCGTTAAGGGTGGTGGTATAATGGCCCAGGCTGAAGCATTAAGACATGGTATCTCCAAGGCTTTGGTTGAGTATGACCCGAACTTAAGAGCAACATTAAAGCCGCTTGGACTGCTCTCCAGAGACGCAAGGGTCAAAGAGAGGAAGAAATACGGAAGGAAGAAAGCAAGAAAATCTTTCCAGTGGTCGAAGAGATAA
- the argC gene encoding N-acetyl-gamma-glutamyl-phosphate reductase, translating into MISVGIVGITGFTGLELIKILLSHTNVSIDYIASRSETGKKISDVYPEFVDVFEKEIEAIDIDKISQLDVVFLALPHTVSLNVAKQLKGNVRVIDLSADFRLKDISVYEKWYKVKHEAEELLESAVYGLPELNYEKVKTAKIVANPGCYATSVILGVAPVAEYAISVIADAKSGVSGAGRGLKEGLQFCEVNENFKAYSIEGHRHIPEMEQELSRFNENIRVMFIPHLLPIQRGILSTIYIDVKKEMDFKALYKDFYKDAPFVRVVDKPPTLNSVKGTNFCDIYVRFDERVKKLVVISVIDNLIKGASGQAVQNMNIMFNLNQKEGLILKPYYP; encoded by the coding sequence ATGATAAGTGTTGGTATAGTAGGGATAACTGGGTTTACAGGTCTTGAGCTTATAAAGATACTTTTAAGCCATACTAATGTGTCGATTGACTATATTGCTTCAAGAAGTGAAACAGGAAAAAAGATATCCGATGTGTATCCAGAGTTTGTCGATGTCTTTGAAAAAGAGATTGAAGCGATAGATATAGATAAAATCTCTCAGCTTGATGTTGTTTTTTTGGCTCTTCCGCACACTGTCTCTTTGAATGTGGCAAAACAGCTAAAGGGAAATGTAAGAGTAATAGATTTAAGTGCTGATTTTAGGCTTAAAGATATTTCGGTTTATGAGAAGTGGTATAAGGTTAAGCATGAAGCTGAAGAGTTGCTTGAGAGCGCCGTTTATGGATTGCCTGAGTTGAATTATGAAAAGGTAAAGACGGCAAAAATAGTGGCAAATCCTGGATGTTATGCAACGAGTGTTATACTCGGCGTTGCACCTGTTGCAGAGTATGCGATAAGTGTTATAGCGGATGCAAAATCTGGCGTAAGTGGAGCCGGTAGAGGCTTAAAAGAGGGCCTACAGTTTTGCGAAGTAAACGAGAATTTCAAGGCTTATTCGATTGAAGGGCATAGACATATACCAGAGATGGAGCAGGAGCTTTCAAGGTTTAACGAGAACATAAGGGTTATGTTTATACCACATCTTTTGCCTATTCAAAGGGGAATTTTGTCAACTATCTATATAGATGTAAAAAAAGAGATGGACTTTAAAGCTCTTTATAAGGATTTTTATAAAGATGCGCCTTTTGTAAGGGTTGTTGATAAACCGCCAACACTCAATAGTGTTAAAGGGACGAATTTCTGTGATATCTATGTCAGGTTTGATGAAAGGGTTAAAAAGCTTGTGGTTATAAGTGTTATCGACAATCTTATAAAGGGTGCATCTGGTCAGGCTGTGCAGAATATGAACATTATGTTTAATCTTAATCAGAAGGAGGGGCTTATTCTAAAGCCGTACTATCCATGA
- the argJ gene encoding bifunctional glutamate N-acetyltransferase/amino-acid acetyltransferase ArgJ has product MKVEEVKGSICLVDAIRVSAVGVGFTQKDVDVGLIYSEKPTVSAAVFTKNSIKAAPVIYDINLMKKMPDIRAVLVNSGNANACNSNGTEAVEKTVSELAIKLKLEKNQIFVASTGIIGEDLDYKRIIDSYDKLIFGLSKDKCDSFARSIMTTDTYTKQYALKCSFYGVPFVIGGVAKGAGMIHPNMGTMLAFIATDINITQKMLDMALREAVDKSFNRISVDGDTSTNDTVLILSTCEANNEIIDTENELYRFFADQLIHLCTHLAKMIVKDGEGATKVAEAVVVGAFSRKDAELVARSVANSLLVKTALFGCDPNWGRIVDAVGYSNAYFSVDRLKVYIGDELVFAYGKKVDFNKEAVENYMKNKEIKILIDLGVGTCTYNMWFSDLSYDYVKINAEYHT; this is encoded by the coding sequence ATGAAAGTAGAAGAAGTAAAAGGTTCAATCTGTCTTGTTGATGCGATAAGGGTTTCAGCCGTTGGTGTCGGCTTTACGCAGAAGGATGTTGATGTTGGTTTAATATACTCGGAAAAGCCGACGGTGTCTGCTGCTGTTTTTACCAAGAACTCAATAAAGGCTGCTCCAGTCATATACGACATAAATCTGATGAAAAAGATGCCCGATATAAGGGCTGTGCTTGTTAATAGTGGAAATGCCAATGCATGCAACTCTAACGGAACAGAAGCTGTTGAAAAAACTGTATCTGAGCTTGCCATAAAGTTAAAACTGGAAAAGAATCAAATTTTTGTTGCATCAACGGGTATAATTGGAGAAGACCTTGATTATAAAAGGATTATAGACTCATACGACAAGTTGATATTTGGTTTGAGTAAGGATAAGTGTGATAGTTTTGCTCGCTCTATAATGACGACAGATACATACACGAAGCAGTATGCGTTAAAGTGCAGTTTTTACGGTGTTCCGTTTGTTATTGGTGGCGTTGCCAAAGGTGCAGGCATGATACATCCCAACATGGGAACGATGCTTGCGTTTATTGCAACAGACATAAACATAACCCAGAAGATGCTCGATATGGCTTTAAGGGAAGCCGTTGATAAATCCTTTAACAGGATAAGCGTCGATGGTGATACCTCGACAAATGATACGGTGTTGATACTCTCGACATGTGAAGCAAACAATGAGATAATAGATACAGAGAATGAGCTTTACAGATTTTTTGCAGACCAGCTTATTCATCTATGCACGCATCTTGCCAAGATGATTGTCAAAGATGGTGAAGGTGCAACAAAGGTAGCAGAAGCTGTTGTTGTTGGTGCATTCTCAAGAAAAGATGCAGAGCTTGTGGCAAGAAGCGTTGCAAACTCACTGCTTGTTAAAACTGCTCTGTTTGGCTGCGACCCTAACTGGGGCAGAATTGTCGATGCCGTTGGTTATTCTAATGCCTATTTTTCTGTGGATAGACTTAAGGTTTATATAGGTGATGAGCTTGTATTTGCCTATGGCAAAAAAGTTGATTTTAACAAAGAAGCAGTTGAAAATTATATGAAAAATAAAGAGATCAAGATACTTATTGACTTGGGCGTTGGCACATGCACATACAACATGTGGTTTAGCGATTTAAGTTATGATTATGTGAAGATAAACGCTGAGTATCACACTTAG